From a region of the Hemitrygon akajei chromosome 16, sHemAka1.3, whole genome shotgun sequence genome:
- the LOC140740392 gene encoding immunoglobulin lambda-1 light chain-like, with translation MIRTLCFFWSLAMWLGSGESQTLTQPPTVSVSPGATVTLECNIGTKDDNYVNWYKQTPGTDPQWILYYHHSLSAPTYGSGFSSDRFTSAVNSVGTVYQLNIKNVELNDAAVYYCGKWVSSLSRFVFGPGTKLFVTDQQLPDPSVKLLGPSAEEISAKGTGTLVCLVSKLSVGFPVVSWTVDGSPTSREVKTSAVRRNTDRTFSLSSYLTVPGTDWSSGKVYSCVVKLGAASTTSATVTQSNC, from the exons ATGATACGGACGTTGTGCTTTTTCTGGTCTCTGGCAATGTGGCTGGGCT ctggaGAATCCCAGACTCTGACACAGCCTCCGACCGTGTCGGTGAGTCCAGGAGCCACGGTCACGTTGGAATGTAACATCGGAACAAAGGATGACAATTATGTAAATTGGTACAAGCAGACACCGGGAACGGATCCACAATGGATCCTGTACTACCATCACTCACTCAGCGCCCCGACCTATGGGTCTGGCTTTAGCAGCGACCGTTTCACGTCGGCAGTCAACAGCGTCGGCACCGTTTACCAGTTAAACATAAAAAATGTGGAGCTGAATGACGCTGCCGTCTATTACTGCGGAAAGTGGGTTTCATCGCTCAGTCGATTCGTGTTCGGCCCGGGGACCAAGCTCTTCGTTACAG atcagcagctccccgaccCTTCAGTGAAACTGCTTGGGCCGTCAGCCGAGGAGATCTCCGCTAAAGGAACCGGCACCTTAGTTTGCCTGGTCAGTAAGTTGTCGGTGGGCTTCCCTGTGGTCAGTTGGACAGTGGACGGGAGTCCGACCAGCCGTGAGGTGAAAACCAGCGCAGTGAGGCGGAACACGGACAGAACTTTCAGTCTCAGCAGCTACCTGACGGTGCCCGGCACAGACTGGAGTAGTGGCAAGGTATACTCCTGCGTGGTTAAACTAGGAGCAGCTTCGACAACATCCGCAACAGTCACACAGTCCAACTGTTAA